In Paraburkholderia caribensis, a single window of DNA contains:
- a CDS encoding HDOD domain-containing protein — MLKAALLDRLWARMNERGDFPMLQQSLRSTMAAMNNDDLDFSALVQIVLSDFALTQKVLRLANSAMYMAFGGNITTVSRALMVLGMDAVGHLVVGLKIVDHFHHSAPRRIDAKLELNRTMLSGCVARKLTERGDLRDGEEAVVCTLMRQIGKLLVVFYLDAEWDHIRRQIDTGMGENEACETVLGVTFHEIGLEAASRWRLPEMIRVGMTEFDPLQDDEPRQVQWLRAITNYSTEVANVLTQPHLPQAQRDVRIAELAQRYGRTLNTEPEVLVDMSLTLAEEETRDGVMREIFELRANADAIAREALDPESCIRAGVGELQALPSDSGLAPALAMASETVLAGLQFERTVVFVRHGSGIFKATMGFGAKIEAALPKLSFATAFAPDVFHLAIANSVGIFIENARDPKMYARLPDWYRRAFEGVHSFVLLPVVLENKSTVALLYGDWAHHDVRRRISQREMAALNELARELGRFFAHAPVSEVETL, encoded by the coding sequence ATGCTAAAGGCTGCGCTGCTTGACCGGCTCTGGGCTCGCATGAACGAGCGCGGCGACTTCCCGATGCTGCAGCAGTCGCTCCGCTCGACGATGGCCGCGATGAATAACGACGACCTCGATTTCAGCGCCCTCGTGCAGATCGTGCTCTCCGACTTCGCGCTGACACAGAAGGTGCTGCGTCTCGCGAATTCGGCGATGTACATGGCGTTCGGCGGCAACATCACGACGGTTTCGCGGGCACTGATGGTGCTCGGCATGGATGCCGTCGGGCATCTCGTGGTCGGACTGAAGATCGTCGATCACTTTCATCACAGCGCGCCGCGCCGCATCGACGCGAAGCTCGAACTCAACCGCACCATGCTGTCGGGCTGCGTGGCCCGCAAGCTCACCGAGCGCGGCGATCTGCGCGACGGCGAAGAGGCGGTAGTCTGCACGCTGATGCGCCAGATCGGCAAGCTGCTCGTGGTGTTCTACCTGGATGCCGAGTGGGACCATATTCGCCGCCAGATCGATACGGGCATGGGCGAGAACGAAGCCTGCGAAACCGTGCTCGGCGTGACGTTCCATGAAATCGGCCTCGAAGCGGCGTCGCGCTGGCGCTTGCCGGAGATGATCCGCGTCGGCATGACCGAGTTCGACCCGCTGCAGGACGACGAGCCGCGTCAGGTGCAGTGGCTGCGCGCGATCACGAACTACTCGACGGAAGTCGCGAACGTGCTCACGCAGCCGCATCTGCCTCAGGCGCAGCGCGACGTGCGCATCGCCGAGCTGGCGCAGCGCTACGGCCGCACGCTCAACACAGAGCCCGAAGTGCTCGTCGACATGAGCCTGACGCTCGCCGAAGAAGAGACCCGCGACGGCGTGATGCGCGAGATCTTCGAACTGCGCGCGAATGCCGATGCGATCGCGCGCGAAGCGCTCGACCCGGAGTCGTGCATCCGCGCAGGGGTCGGCGAACTGCAGGCGCTGCCGAGCGACAGCGGACTTGCACCCGCGCTGGCGATGGCGTCGGAAACGGTGCTCGCGGGTTTGCAGTTCGAGCGCACCGTCGTATTCGTGCGCCATGGCAGCGGCATCTTCAAGGCGACGATGGGCTTCGGCGCGAAGATCGAAGCCGCGCTGCCGAAGCTCAGCTTCGCAACTGCCTTCGCGCCCGACGTGTTCCATCTCGCGATCGCGAACTCGGTCGGCATCTTCATCGAGAATGCGCGCGATCCGAAGATGTATGCGCGCCTGCCCGACTGGTATCGCCGCGCCTTCGAAGGCGTGCATTCGTTCGTGCTGCTGCCCGTGGTGCTGGAAAACAAGTCGACGGTCGCCCTGCTCTATGGCGACTGGGCGCATCATGACGTGCGGCGCCGCATCTCGCAGCGGGAAATGGCCGCGCTCAACGAACTGGCGCGCGAGTTGGGCCGGTTCTTCGCGCATGCGCCCGTGAGCGAAGTCGAAACGCTCTAA
- a CDS encoding EAL and HDOD domain-containing protein has translation MTTTAVAEERQAEDVPGFAQAARANVSFARQPILNRDNMLCAFELKLYEAPAAGSGDQEAGGEQPEAQTRRAESIIHAVLQPDVRAALANHPGYLPVTRDLLFDDAIRSLPAERLMLELPPDIVADDQLISRIVELHGRRYRFVIDNVAQANDTFARLLPYADAVKIDMHRIPQAMLPKFASVLKSAGKLLIAQGVESQEVYGQALDLGFDRFQGYYFAHPQGAAARKVSAPRHALLNLLQLLGGEPTVAQLEAELKLNPVLVMHLMRLANSSGLAMGRKVTTLREAINATGTNRIARWTQLLLYADGRKVALEDDPLLQLAATRARFMELAVQRLPEAGRDETDAAFLTGVFSFVDSVFGGSLEHTLNVLVLSKPIRDAILLREGVLGTLLTVVEALERGAWADVESACERLDGLQALDVAQMGLVSAAWAGVADRSAEATGLERLED, from the coding sequence ATGACCACCACCGCAGTCGCTGAGGAACGCCAGGCAGAAGACGTTCCGGGCTTTGCGCAGGCCGCGCGCGCAAACGTTTCGTTTGCCCGTCAGCCCATCCTGAACCGCGACAACATGTTGTGCGCGTTCGAACTCAAGCTATATGAGGCGCCCGCCGCCGGGTCCGGCGATCAGGAAGCGGGCGGCGAACAGCCAGAAGCGCAAACCCGCCGGGCCGAATCCATCATCCACGCGGTCCTGCAGCCCGACGTGCGCGCGGCGCTCGCCAATCATCCCGGCTATCTGCCCGTCACGCGCGACCTGTTGTTCGACGACGCGATCCGCAGCCTGCCCGCCGAGCGCTTGATGTTGGAACTGCCGCCCGACATCGTCGCGGACGATCAACTGATCTCCCGCATCGTCGAGCTGCATGGCCGCCGCTATCGCTTCGTGATCGACAACGTCGCACAGGCCAACGACACCTTCGCGCGTCTGCTGCCGTATGCCGACGCCGTGAAGATCGACATGCATCGCATCCCGCAAGCCATGCTTCCCAAGTTCGCGAGCGTGCTGAAATCGGCGGGCAAGCTGTTGATCGCGCAGGGCGTCGAATCGCAGGAAGTGTACGGGCAGGCGCTCGATCTCGGCTTCGACCGCTTTCAGGGCTATTACTTCGCGCATCCGCAGGGCGCGGCCGCGCGCAAGGTCAGCGCGCCGCGCCACGCTCTGTTGAATCTGCTGCAACTTCTCGGCGGCGAGCCGACCGTCGCGCAGCTCGAAGCCGAGCTGAAACTGAACCCGGTGCTGGTGATGCATCTGATGCGTCTTGCCAATTCGAGCGGCCTCGCGATGGGCCGCAAGGTCACGACCTTGCGCGAAGCGATCAATGCGACGGGCACGAACCGCATCGCGCGCTGGACCCAACTGCTGCTGTACGCGGACGGCCGCAAGGTCGCGCTCGAAGACGATCCGCTGCTGCAACTCGCCGCAACGCGCGCGCGCTTCATGGAACTGGCCGTCCAGCGTCTGCCCGAAGCGGGGCGCGACGAAACCGACGCGGCCTTTCTCACGGGCGTGTTCTCGTTCGTCGACTCGGTGTTCGGCGGTTCGCTCGAACACACGCTCAATGTGTTGGTGCTGTCCAAGCCGATCCGCGACGCGATCCTGTTGCGCGAAGGCGTGCTGGGCACGTTGCTGACGGTGGTCGAGGCGCTCGAACGCGGCGCATGGGCCGACGTCGAAAGCGCGTGCGAGCGGCTCGACGGTTTGCAAGCGCTCGATGTCGCGCAAATGGGCCTCGTCTCGGCCGCATGGGCGGGCGTCGCCGACCGCAGCGCCGAGGCGACGGGGCTGGAGCGGCTGGAGGACTGA
- a CDS encoding ABC transporter substrate-binding protein — protein sequence MKMSWQKMAALAAVAGTLMAATATAATAAEIKEIRFGVEASYAPFESKSPAGELQGFDIDIGNAVCAKLKAKCVWVENAFDGLIPALQARKFNAINSDMSITDQRRAVIDFTDPIYVIPNQMIAKKGSGLQPTAASLKGKHVGVLQGTIQETYAKAKWAPAGVDVIPYQTQDQVYADLVAGRLDASFQDAEAASKGFLKKPQGAGFEFAGPAVSDEKLLGSGVGFGLRKGDAQLKDAVNQALKELKADGTIDKLAAKYFDVKVTLK from the coding sequence ATGAAAATGAGTTGGCAAAAGATGGCCGCGCTCGCCGCAGTGGCGGGCACCCTGATGGCAGCGACGGCAACGGCCGCAACCGCGGCGGAGATCAAGGAAATCCGCTTCGGCGTCGAGGCGTCGTATGCGCCGTTCGAATCGAAGTCGCCCGCCGGCGAGTTGCAGGGCTTCGACATCGACATCGGCAACGCCGTCTGCGCGAAGCTCAAGGCGAAGTGCGTATGGGTCGAGAATGCGTTCGACGGTCTGATTCCCGCGCTCCAGGCCCGCAAGTTCAACGCGATCAACTCGGACATGTCGATCACCGACCAGCGCCGCGCCGTCATCGACTTCACCGATCCCATCTACGTGATTCCCAACCAGATGATCGCGAAGAAGGGCAGCGGCCTGCAGCCGACAGCGGCATCGCTGAAGGGCAAGCACGTCGGCGTGCTGCAGGGCACGATCCAGGAAACCTACGCGAAGGCGAAGTGGGCGCCCGCAGGCGTCGACGTGATTCCGTATCAGACCCAGGACCAGGTCTATGCCGACCTCGTCGCCGGACGTCTCGACGCGTCGTTCCAGGACGCGGAAGCGGCCTCGAAGGGCTTCCTCAAGAAGCCGCAAGGAGCAGGATTCGAATTTGCGGGCCCGGCCGTGTCGGATGAAAAGCTGCTCGGTTCGGGCGTGGGCTTCGGTCTGCGCAAGGGCGACGCTCAGCTGAAGGACGCCGTCAACCAGGCACTCAAGGAACTGAAAGCCGACGGCACGATCGACAAGCTCGCAGCGAAGTATTTCGACGTCAAGGTCACATTGAAGTAA
- a CDS encoding anaerobic sulfatase maturase, translated as MKHSTAIPLTPLATSLGDVDAPPSGPRFKRRFHVMAKPTGSACNLDCTYCFYLHKEQLLDQRRGNFMNDRTLETFIRQYIEAQDGEQIVFSWQGGEPTLMGLEFFRKVVLLQEKYKSAGQRIENNLQTNGTALDDAWCAFLKQHDFLVGLSIDGPRELHDAYRVSRSGKPTFDRVMRGLECIHRHGVAFNALAVINRLNARRPTDVYRFLTREVGATYLQFNPCVEARTFKQVAPQFWDEASIPVVGTERAKPGAADSVVTDWSVDPDDWGYFLSRTFDEWYREDLGRVLVNLFETAVAQTMGLPSQLCITAPFCGKGLAMEHDGRVYSCDHYVYPEYELGDIFSHPLHHVAFSERQKAFGFGKKDTLPKYCLQCPHLNLCWGECPKNRLVRAPDGEPGLNYLCPGIRQFHAHAGPRLRQIARGLRAG; from the coding sequence ATGAAACACAGCACGGCCATTCCGCTGACACCACTAGCGACCAGCTTGGGCGACGTCGACGCGCCGCCATCGGGCCCGCGCTTCAAGCGGCGTTTTCACGTCATGGCCAAGCCAACCGGGTCGGCGTGCAATCTCGATTGCACGTATTGCTTCTATCTGCACAAGGAACAGCTGCTCGACCAGCGCCGCGGTAATTTCATGAACGACCGGACGCTGGAAACGTTCATCCGTCAATACATCGAAGCGCAGGACGGCGAGCAGATCGTCTTTTCGTGGCAAGGCGGCGAGCCGACGCTCATGGGGCTCGAATTCTTTCGCAAGGTCGTCCTTCTGCAGGAGAAGTACAAGAGCGCAGGCCAGCGCATTGAAAACAACCTGCAAACCAACGGCACCGCGCTCGACGACGCGTGGTGCGCGTTTCTCAAGCAGCACGATTTTCTCGTCGGTCTGTCCATCGACGGGCCGCGCGAACTGCACGACGCCTACCGCGTGTCGCGCTCGGGCAAGCCCACGTTCGACAGGGTCATGCGGGGACTCGAATGCATCCACCGTCACGGAGTCGCCTTCAACGCGCTCGCCGTGATCAACCGGCTCAATGCGCGCAGACCGACCGACGTCTATCGCTTCCTCACGCGAGAAGTCGGCGCGACTTACCTGCAGTTCAATCCGTGCGTCGAGGCCAGGACATTCAAGCAGGTCGCGCCGCAATTCTGGGACGAGGCATCGATTCCTGTGGTCGGCACCGAAAGGGCGAAACCGGGCGCGGCGGATTCCGTCGTCACCGACTGGTCCGTCGACCCCGACGACTGGGGCTATTTCCTGAGCCGTACGTTCGACGAGTGGTATCGCGAGGATCTCGGCAGGGTGCTGGTCAACCTTTTCGAAACGGCCGTCGCGCAGACCATGGGCCTGCCCTCGCAGCTTTGCATCACCGCGCCTTTTTGCGGCAAGGGGCTCGCCATGGAGCACGATGGCCGGGTCTACTCCTGCGATCACTACGTCTACCCCGAATACGAACTCGGCGACATCTTCAGCCACCCGCTTCATCACGTTGCGTTTTCCGAGCGCCAGAAAGCCTTCGGCTTCGGCAAGAAGGACACCCTTCCGAAGTACTGCCTGCAATGTCCGCACCTGAACCTGTGCTGGGGCGAATGTCCGAAGAACCGGCTCGTACGCGCGCCGGACGGCGAGCCCGGACTCAACTATCTATGCCCGGGGATCAGGCAGTTTCACGCGCATGCGGGCCCAAGGCTGCGGCAGATCGCCCGGGGCCTGCGCGCCGGATAG
- a CDS encoding arylsulfatase: MLKRKAVTALSAAVSGWLALSPVAHAADTTRPPNILVIFGDDIGQTNISAYGQGVVGYQTPNIDRLAHEGMMFTDYYAENSSTAGRSSFITGQSPLRTGLSKVGIPGATQGLQASDVTIAQALKPLGYATGQFGKNHLGDRNEYLPTVHGFDVFYGNLYHLNAEEEPERPYWPKADTPQGKAYAKYFMPRGVLDCKASDHDDPTVDARFGKVGRQVCTDTGPLTSKRMETIDDETTGRAIDFMKEQARSDKPFFVWMNTTRMHVFTHVRPEYKDKGGMPGNMYADGMWEHDQDVGKLLKSLDEMGIADNTIVVYTTDNGPNQFTWPDAATTPFRNEKDSNYEGAFRVPALVRWPGHIKPGQISNELVSGMDWFPTLLAAAGDTDIKERLLKGASIGGRSFKNHLDGYNQLPYLEGKQAKGERKEFYYFDDDGVLVDMRYNDWKFVYCEQRAPGGFAVWNNPLTCLRVPKIFNLRMDPYERADVVSDQYYDWTTKNVYVLYGAIAETAKFLDSFVAYPPAQTPASFTVDGIRAGVDAEIARNNARAQALTKKSD, from the coding sequence ATGCTCAAACGCAAGGCCGTCACGGCGCTGTCCGCAGCGGTATCCGGATGGCTGGCGTTGAGCCCCGTCGCGCATGCAGCGGACACGACCCGCCCGCCGAATATTCTCGTCATCTTCGGCGACGACATCGGTCAGACCAACATCAGCGCGTACGGCCAGGGTGTCGTCGGTTATCAGACACCGAACATCGACCGCCTCGCTCACGAAGGGATGATGTTCACCGACTACTACGCGGAGAACAGTTCGACGGCTGGCCGCTCGTCCTTCATCACGGGCCAGTCGCCGCTGCGCACGGGCTTGAGCAAGGTCGGCATTCCCGGCGCAACACAGGGGCTGCAGGCCTCGGATGTCACGATCGCCCAGGCGCTCAAGCCGCTCGGCTATGCGACGGGCCAGTTCGGCAAGAATCACCTGGGTGATCGCAACGAGTATCTGCCGACCGTCCACGGCTTCGATGTGTTCTACGGCAACCTCTATCATCTGAATGCGGAAGAAGAGCCGGAGCGTCCATACTGGCCCAAAGCCGATACGCCACAAGGCAAGGCCTATGCGAAGTATTTCATGCCGCGCGGCGTGCTGGACTGCAAGGCCTCGGACCATGACGATCCCACTGTCGACGCGCGCTTCGGCAAGGTCGGCAGGCAGGTCTGCACGGACACGGGCCCGCTCACGTCCAAACGCATGGAAACCATCGACGACGAGACGACGGGCCGCGCCATCGACTTCATGAAGGAGCAGGCCCGGTCGGACAAACCGTTCTTCGTCTGGATGAACACGACGCGCATGCACGTGTTCACCCACGTGCGCCCGGAGTACAAGGACAAGGGCGGGATGCCCGGCAACATGTACGCGGACGGCATGTGGGAGCACGACCAGGACGTCGGCAAGCTGCTCAAGTCACTCGACGAAATGGGCATCGCCGACAACACGATCGTCGTCTATACGACGGACAACGGCCCGAACCAGTTCACATGGCCGGACGCCGCGACGACGCCGTTCCGCAACGAGAAAGACTCGAACTACGAAGGCGCGTTCCGCGTGCCCGCGCTGGTGCGCTGGCCCGGGCACATCAAGCCGGGACAGATCTCCAATGAACTCGTTTCCGGCATGGACTGGTTCCCCACGCTGCTTGCCGCCGCGGGCGACACGGACATCAAGGAGCGCCTGCTCAAGGGTGCGAGCATCGGCGGGCGAAGCTTCAAGAACCATCTGGACGGCTACAACCAGTTGCCGTACCTCGAAGGCAAGCAGGCCAAAGGCGAGCGCAAGGAGTTCTATTACTTCGACGACGACGGCGTTCTGGTCGACATGCGTTACAACGACTGGAAGTTCGTCTATTGCGAACAGCGCGCGCCCGGCGGCTTCGCGGTATGGAACAACCCGTTGACCTGCCTGCGCGTGCCGAAGATCTTCAATCTGCGCATGGACCCGTACGAGCGCGCTGACGTCGTCTCCGACCAGTACTACGACTGGACGACCAAGAACGTCTACGTCCTGTATGGCGCGATTGCGGAGACGGCGAAGTTCCTCGACTCCTTCGTCGCGTATCCACCCGCGCAGACGCCCGCCAGCTTCACGGTGGATGGCATCCGCGCCGGCGTCGATGCAGAGATCGCGCGCAACAACGCACGCGCCCAGGCGTTGACCAAAAAGTCCGACTGA
- a CDS encoding YtcA family lipoprotein — translation MPVIRPILLIMLSMAASGCTMPRSISVLGSFFPDWLFCAIAGLVLALIVRGLLIRFGQERAFGPPAMVQPTLMLLFSLLVWLVFF, via the coding sequence ATGCCTGTGATTAGACCGATCCTGTTGATCATGCTCAGCATGGCCGCCTCAGGCTGCACGATGCCGCGATCCATTTCCGTGCTTGGCTCGTTCTTTCCGGACTGGCTGTTCTGCGCCATTGCCGGACTCGTACTCGCGCTGATCGTGCGCGGCCTGCTGATCCGGTTCGGACAGGAGCGCGCATTCGGCCCGCCCGCCATGGTGCAGCCCACATTGATGCTGCTCTTTTCGCTGCTGGTCTGGCTGGTCTTCTTTTAA
- the mdtN gene encoding multidrug transporter subunit MdtN → MAVRPNTLKSRKWPALLLAVVTLALLAYVIWRVDTSPGTDDAYAQADTIDVVPDVSGRIVEMAVKDNQRVNKGDLLFRVDPRPFEDELARARATLVALDKQIALTQRVVTAQQYGADSVHALVERARVTAAQTAQTLRRTQPLLAPGYVSAEDVDRVRTAQRAAEADLVAARLQAQQATAAVTGVDALVAQRDVVLADIALMQFRLDMTTVRAPFDGRVVSLKTSVGQFASALKPIFTLIDTRNWYIVANFRETDLKNIRPGTPATVYLMSDTGKRFKGTVDSIGYGVLPDDGGLVLGGLPRVQRSINWVRVAQRFPVKIRVEQPDADLFRIGASAVAQLHPQAADQPRS, encoded by the coding sequence ATGGCCGTTCGCCCCAACACCTTGAAAAGCAGAAAGTGGCCCGCGCTGCTGCTGGCCGTCGTCACACTGGCCCTGCTCGCCTATGTCATCTGGCGCGTGGATACGTCGCCCGGCACCGACGACGCCTATGCCCAGGCCGACACGATCGACGTCGTGCCCGACGTGAGCGGACGCATCGTCGAAATGGCCGTCAAGGACAATCAGCGGGTCAACAAGGGCGACCTGCTGTTCCGCGTCGATCCGCGCCCGTTCGAGGATGAGCTGGCGCGTGCCAGGGCCACGCTGGTTGCACTCGACAAACAGATCGCCCTCACGCAGCGTGTCGTCACGGCGCAGCAGTACGGCGCCGATTCCGTGCATGCGCTCGTCGAGCGTGCCCGCGTCACGGCGGCGCAAACGGCGCAAACGCTGCGGCGCACGCAGCCGCTGCTGGCGCCGGGCTATGTGTCCGCAGAAGACGTCGACCGCGTCCGCACCGCGCAACGCGCGGCCGAGGCCGACCTGGTCGCCGCGCGGCTCCAGGCCCAGCAGGCCACGGCAGCCGTCACGGGCGTCGACGCGCTGGTCGCGCAACGCGACGTGGTCCTCGCCGATATCGCGCTGATGCAGTTCCGCCTCGACATGACGACAGTGCGCGCGCCGTTCGACGGCCGCGTCGTGTCGCTGAAAACCTCGGTCGGCCAGTTCGCCTCGGCGCTCAAGCCGATCTTTACGCTGATCGATACACGGAACTGGTACATCGTCGCCAACTTCCGCGAAACCGACCTGAAGAACATTCGCCCCGGCACGCCCGCGACCGTTTATCTGATGAGCGATACAGGCAAGCGCTTCAAGGGCACGGTCGATTCGATCGGCTACGGCGTGTTGCCCGACGACGGCGGCCTCGTGCTCGGCGGGCTGCCGCGCGTACAGCGCAGCATCAACTGGGTGCGGGTTGCGCAGCGCTTTCCCGTAAAGATCCGGGTCGAACAGCCCGATGCGGACCTGTTCAGGATCGGCGCGTCGGCCGTCGCGCAGCTGCATCCGCAAGCCGCCGACCAACCCCGCTCCTGA
- a CDS encoding FUSC family protein produces MSLADYMPEPLRALASFLREELTETRPGRAAQATQLGSLCLLVVFVSMTLRVPLIAVSLIVLFYGVQQNAFFTKVVAVVFVVATVLDVGCLFLVLKYAYGYPLIRIAAAGLILFGSMYLMRVNKLGLMFFAVALVAVYGQTIPDSLDFPEIGVRALMWAVVAGMYPVLLMVIVCGFLFPSRPVALLQRELHRQLSEVSARLEQMRGAAAHIDAPAASPVTRIEKDTLALQGLHTFASSDDAGYRACAPYWKACIAAVGYLRARTNVLAARSLPLGDAGRALICRLRDEVAALQASVERAEPYRCTWTPGGTERATAAAFSLDGPCRTLQELARFDPAQPAPKAPKDPLFVADTLTNPAYLRFALKVTLASLICYAFYHGAQWDGIHTSMLTCVIVAYPSTGASFQKMMLRCSGALIGALLALLTTIFIIPHLDGIDGFLLMLAPIFFAGAWVATGSERSSYIGTQFVFTFAMATLESGFGPSADLGEIRDRAIGILIGIVVSTVVYTFIWPESEADTLRQKLADALREAARLIRRSECAGGSEQLGYLQQRAVCWNAFKNCEDMYERVALEVNLRPETRQALLQRTRNVLDGGRKMLDQWDILRDRLDAEGHPPAVDTAWDAWRQQTADALDHYADGLTAQPPTAAPPRSLPIAPSADASSTLAAQARQLAAQVVELPDWTTDACSIDTAAMQPEKRI; encoded by the coding sequence ATGAGCCTGGCCGACTACATGCCGGAGCCGCTGCGCGCTCTGGCGAGCTTTCTCCGCGAGGAACTAACCGAGACGCGTCCGGGGCGCGCTGCTCAGGCCACTCAATTGGGCTCGCTCTGTCTGCTCGTCGTTTTCGTGTCGATGACACTGCGCGTGCCGTTGATCGCGGTGTCGCTGATCGTGCTGTTTTACGGCGTGCAGCAGAACGCCTTTTTCACGAAGGTCGTCGCGGTCGTATTCGTCGTCGCGACCGTGCTCGACGTCGGCTGCCTGTTTCTGGTGCTCAAATACGCTTACGGTTATCCGTTGATCCGCATCGCGGCAGCCGGCCTGATTCTGTTCGGCAGCATGTACCTGATGCGGGTCAACAAGCTCGGGCTGATGTTTTTCGCGGTTGCGCTCGTGGCTGTTTACGGTCAAACCATTCCCGATTCGCTGGATTTTCCCGAGATCGGGGTACGCGCGTTGATGTGGGCGGTCGTCGCCGGCATGTATCCCGTTTTGCTCATGGTGATCGTGTGCGGGTTTCTGTTCCCGTCCCGTCCGGTCGCCCTGTTGCAGCGCGAATTGCATCGTCAGCTCTCCGAGGTATCGGCGCGTCTCGAACAGATGCGCGGCGCGGCGGCGCACATCGATGCGCCCGCGGCATCGCCTGTCACCCGCATCGAAAAGGACACGCTCGCGCTGCAAGGGCTGCACACCTTCGCCAGTTCTGACGACGCCGGCTATCGCGCGTGCGCACCGTACTGGAAAGCGTGCATCGCCGCCGTCGGCTACCTGCGTGCGAGGACGAACGTGCTCGCGGCGCGCAGCCTCCCGCTGGGCGATGCCGGACGCGCGCTGATATGCAGACTAAGGGACGAAGTGGCAGCCTTGCAGGCGTCGGTCGAGCGCGCCGAGCCCTATCGGTGCACATGGACACCGGGCGGCACCGAACGCGCCACCGCTGCGGCGTTCAGCCTGGATGGCCCATGCCGCACCTTGCAAGAACTTGCGCGTTTCGATCCCGCGCAGCCCGCGCCCAAGGCTCCCAAAGATCCATTATTCGTCGCCGATACCCTGACGAACCCCGCGTATTTGCGCTTTGCGCTCAAAGTGACGTTGGCCTCGTTGATCTGCTACGCGTTCTATCACGGCGCGCAGTGGGACGGCATCCATACCAGCATGCTGACCTGCGTGATCGTCGCGTATCCCAGCACGGGCGCGTCATTCCAGAAAATGATGCTGCGCTGTAGCGGCGCACTGATCGGCGCGCTGCTCGCGTTGCTGACGACCATCTTCATCATCCCGCACCTCGACGGCATCGACGGCTTTCTGCTGATGCTCGCCCCGATATTCTTCGCGGGCGCCTGGGTGGCAACGGGTTCCGAACGTTCGTCGTACATCGGCACGCAGTTCGTGTTCACCTTCGCAATGGCCACGCTGGAAAGCGGCTTCGGTCCATCCGCCGACCTCGGCGAGATTCGCGATCGCGCAATCGGCATCCTGATTGGCATCGTTGTGTCGACCGTCGTCTATACGTTCATCTGGCCCGAGAGCGAGGCGGATACGCTCCGTCAGAAACTGGCCGATGCGCTGCGCGAAGCAGCCAGGCTGATTCGCCGTTCCGAGTGCGCCGGCGGTTCCGAACAACTGGGCTACCTGCAACAGCGCGCGGTGTGCTGGAACGCGTTCAAGAACTGCGAAGACATGTACGAGCGCGTCGCACTGGAAGTCAACCTGCGACCCGAAACGCGGCAAGCCCTGTTGCAACGCACGCGCAACGTTCTGGACGGCGGCCGCAAGATGCTCGACCAGTGGGACATCCTGCGCGACAGGCTCGACGCCGAAGGCCACCCACCGGCCGTCGATACGGCATGGGACGCATGGCGCCAGCAGACTGCAGACGCCCTGGACCACTACGCCGACGGCCTGACTGCGCAGCCGCCCACGGCCGCCCCGCCCCGCTCGCTGCCCATCGCCCCATCCGCCGACGCGTCATCCACCCTCGCCGCACAGGCGCGGCAACTGGCCGCGCAGGTTGTCGAACTACCGGACTGGACCACGGATGCTTGCAGCATCGACACAGCCGCTATGCAACCGGAAAAGCGCATTTGA